One window of Triticum dicoccoides isolate Atlit2015 ecotype Zavitan chromosome 5A, WEW_v2.0, whole genome shotgun sequence genomic DNA carries:
- the LOC119298604 gene encoding cytosolic sulfotransferase 7-like → MDSPHDDGFASEMAELPLETRYPPFALRQYAGFWLPERTLARGLPAARDRFAPRPDDVLLASFPKSSTTWLKALAFATVHRASHPPSADDHPLRRLSPHGCVPFLEISLAFADDVGAAAAALEALPSPRVLATHLPFSLLPGHLAAAGRVVYICRDPKDALVSSWFFTRKVLEHLGLDAESLSLQEAVELFSAGRCLAGPQWRHVVKYWEASVSHRNEHMDRVLFLRYEEMLRDPVGNLRTMAEFMGCAFSAEEEERGVDRAIVELCSMEKLKNVEANTQAGSRVKADDFFRKVVAGDWSNHMTPEMGMMVDEAVEDGLRGF, encoded by the coding sequence ATGGATTCTCCTCATGACGACGGCTTTGCGTCGGAGATGGCGGAGCTGCCGCTGGAGACGCGGTACCCGCCCTTCGCGCTGCGCCAGTACGCTGGCTTCTGGCTGCCGGAGCGGACGCTGGCGCGCGGCCTCCCGGCGGCACGCGACCGGTTCGCGCCCAGGCCGGACGACGTGCTCCTCGCCAGCTTCCCCAAGTCCAGCACCACGTGGCTCAAGGCGCTTGCCTTCGCGACCGTGCACCGCGCCTCGCACCCACCGTCCGCCGACGACCACCCGCTCCGCCGCCTCAGCCCGCACGGTTGTGTTCCGTTCCTTGAGATCAGCCTCGCGTTCGCCGACGACGTGGGCGCCGCGGCGGCCGCGCTCGAGGCACTTCCTTCCCCGCGCGTGCTCGCCACGCACCTGCCCTTCTCCCTCCTCCCGGgacacctcgccgccgccggccgggTCGTGTACATCTGCCGGGACCCCAAGGACGCGCTCGTCTCCTCGTGGTTCTTCACCAGGAAGGTGTTGGAGCACCTGGGCCTCGACGCGGAGTCCTTATCGCTCCAGGAGGCCGTGGAGCTCTTCAGCGCGGGGCGCTGCCTCGCCGGCCCGCAGTGGCGGCACGTCGTCAAGTACTGGGAGGCCAGCGTCAGCCATCGGAACGAGCACATGGACAGGGTCCTGTTCCTCAGGTACGAGGAGATGCTCCGCGACCCCGTGGGGAACCTGAGGACGATGGCAGAGTTCATGGGGTGCGCCTTctccgcggaggaggaggagcgagggGTGGACCGCGCCATTGTGGAGCTGTGTAGCATGGAGAAGCTCAAGAATGTGGAGGCTAACACGCAGGCGGGTTCGCGCGTGAAGGCCGATGACTTCTTCCGGAAGGTGGTAGCCGGGGATTGGAGCAACCACATGACGCCGGAGATGGGGATGATGGTGGACGAGGCTGTGGAGGACGGGCTCCGAGGGTTTTAG
- the LOC119298603 gene encoding BTB/POZ and MATH domain-containing protein 2-like, whose translation MGNLLTSSVNKPIPETSSRCLTECTTAAHNFEVIKYSLLKGMGAGKFVSSSTFRVSGYDWKIRIYPDGNREADKAAYMSVFLCFCSGATMDVKVKFTLSLLEKDGKISNLNSKTTTAKFKPVGYTWGWDKFIDKSKLQELLSRNDDCFTIRCVLTVIKDHHTEDVSTVVVPVPQSDLPAHFVNMLKDGQGMDVTFSVGDQLFSAHRYVLAARSPVFKAELFGQMKETTMECIKIEDMEPAIFEPLLHFIYTDNLPNNCDVDQNVALQHLLVAADRYGLDRLKAICEEKLCQKIDVQTVATTLALAEQHHTVQLKNACLRYLSLQDVLRAVKKTDGFKHLTTSCPSIMMDILDKVAPSSEV comes from the coding sequence ATGGGTAACCTATTAACGTCTTCAGTTAACAAGCCCATACCTGAGACCTCATCAAGATGCCTGACCGAGTGCACCACCGCCGCCCACAACTTTGAGGTGATTAAGTACTCGCTGCTCAAGGGCATGGGTGCCGGTAAGTTCGTTAGCTCGAGCACTTTCAGAGTCAGCGGCTACGACTGGAAAATCAGGATCTATCCTGATGGGAACAGGGAGGCAGACAAAGCTGCCTACATGTCCGTCTTCTTGTGTTTCTGCAGTGGTGCAACAATGGATGTGAAGGTCAAGTTCACTTTGAGTTTACTGGAGAAAGATGGGAAAATTAGTAATCTAAATAGCAAAACAACAACAGCTAAATTTAAACCTGTAGGTTATACTTGGGGCTGGGACAAATTCATTGACAAGTCCAAGCTGCAAGAACTGCTATCCCGCAATGACGACTGCTTCACAATCAGATGCGTCTTGACCGTCATAAAAGATCACCACACGGAAGATGTAAGCACAGTCGTAGTCCCAGTCCCACAGTCAGACCTGCCCGCACACTTTGTAAACATGTTGAAGGATGGACAAGGCATGGATGTGACATTCAGTGTTGGCGACCAACTGTTCAGTGCACACAGATACGTGTTAGCTGCACGATCACCAGTCTTCAAGGCTGAGCTCTTTGGTCAAATGAAGGAGACCACCATGGAATGTATCAAGATCGAGGACATGGAGCCTGCCAtcttcgagccacttcttcacttcATATACACAGATAACCTGCCAAACAATTGTGATGTTGATCAAAATGTAGCATTGCAGCACTTGTTGGTCGCTGCAGATCGGTATGGACTGGACAGGCTAAAGGCTATTTGTGAAGAGAAGCTATGCCAGAAAATTGATGTGCAAACAGTTGCAACCACCCTAGCTTTAGCGGAGCAGCACCACACCGTGCAACTCAAGAATGCTTGCCTTCGATACCTGTCTTTGCAGGATGTGCTCCGAGCAGTCAAGAAGACAGACGGATTCAAGCACCTCACAACAAGCTGTCCATCAattatgatggacattttagacaaGGTCGCCCCTTCGTCAGAAGTATGA